A genomic region of Pseudoalteromonas piscicida contains the following coding sequences:
- a CDS encoding acyloxyacyl hydrolase, with product MRLVLFLLMLFVSTYSHASEVAVDYVMGEGDVKGLRLGYRPLHYSLADYGFGEGAYVYFELSTNYWEYGKPKRSDTTFAIALSPVLSVPLTEFAGKPVNFEFGIGMTYVSDTRFAGKDIGVHYQFEDRIGLSVNLNPSTKVGIRYLHYSNAGLSDHNPGLDFLNVFYVKQF from the coding sequence ATGCGCTTAGTTTTGTTCTTGCTTATGTTGTTTGTGTCTACTTACTCACATGCTAGTGAAGTTGCAGTTGATTATGTGATGGGAGAGGGGGATGTAAAAGGACTGCGGCTTGGGTATCGTCCCTTGCATTATAGTTTAGCGGATTATGGTTTTGGCGAAGGTGCCTATGTTTATTTTGAGTTGAGTACCAACTATTGGGAATACGGCAAACCAAAACGCTCAGACACGACGTTTGCTATTGCACTGTCACCAGTGCTTAGTGTTCCACTGACCGAGTTTGCTGGAAAGCCGGTAAATTTTGAGTTTGGGATTGGCATGACCTACGTCAGTGATACTCGATTTGCGGGCAAAGACATTGGTGTTCACTATCAGTTTGAAGACCGCATTGGACTTAGTGTCAATTTGAATCCCAGTACTAAAGTTGGGATCCGATATCTGCATTATTCTAATGCAGGTTTGAGCGACCATAACCCCGGTCTTGATTTTTTAAATGTGTTCTACGTTAAGCAGTTTTAA
- a CDS encoding type 2 periplasmic-binding domain-containing protein → MQYIIGSVIGIFSVFSALAAAPTKVDIYTEHFPPYQIEQKNGTITGLATDIVRLIMWEAELSYQIYMLPWTRAKAFSKKSPYSLLYSIARTEQREENHV, encoded by the coding sequence ATGCAGTATATAATTGGGAGCGTTATAGGGATATTTAGTGTATTTAGTGCCTTAGCCGCAGCACCGACAAAAGTAGATATCTATACCGAGCATTTTCCTCCGTACCAGATAGAGCAAAAGAACGGCACCATTACTGGGCTTGCCACTGATATCGTACGCCTCATTATGTGGGAAGCAGAGCTAAGCTATCAAATTTATATGTTGCCTTGGACTCGCGCAAAAGCCTTCTCCAAAAAATCCCCTTATTCATTGCTCTACTCGATCGCCAGAACGGAGCAACGTGAAGAAAACCATGTCTGA
- a CDS encoding MDR family MFS transporter, whose translation MENSSAIERLKHFTPLVWVMLVGNFFVRASYYMVWPFLAVILYENYGLSATEVGLLLTVSATFAVFLGFYTGNLADRFGRTKMLYTAVFVGVISFSLLAVAESLWLFATSVFLACLPRTLWDAPSKALLTEELADAKDRELALHLLYFLVNVGAALGPLYGLWAGLNGEQFSFIYTGISYIGLLLALLYFRPKLSEAQTVALQSAAQSVPKFAKWLGILRKDKVFLIVLIATTLVYLVYAQCDSSLVQYLTRAEVPDLAWLISSLIIANSSVIIVCQFPLLHLMRNWRIENRLYAGGVILIISQVMMVLNDVQNIWGWIAAMMVLSLSEAIMFTNINVYIDRLAPDNLKASYFGAAGLCSLGYALAPILGGLILDFYSGMMLFIIMTLVSITALGFYRIAELKPKTTAEAI comes from the coding sequence ATGGAGAATAGCTCTGCAATTGAGCGGTTAAAGCACTTTACACCTTTAGTTTGGGTAATGCTTGTTGGTAACTTTTTCGTTCGCGCTAGTTACTACATGGTATGGCCTTTTTTGGCTGTTATTCTTTACGAAAATTATGGACTGAGTGCAACAGAGGTCGGTTTATTGCTGACGGTGTCAGCGACTTTTGCCGTATTTTTGGGGTTTTATACGGGGAATCTCGCTGATCGCTTTGGTCGCACCAAAATGCTCTACACGGCAGTGTTTGTTGGTGTGATTTCTTTTTCACTGTTGGCTGTGGCTGAGTCGTTGTGGTTGTTTGCAACTTCAGTGTTTTTAGCTTGTCTACCTAGGACGCTTTGGGATGCGCCTAGTAAAGCGTTACTTACTGAAGAACTTGCCGACGCAAAAGACAGAGAGCTTGCACTGCATTTACTCTATTTTCTCGTGAATGTGGGAGCGGCTTTAGGACCATTGTACGGGCTATGGGCAGGGCTTAATGGTGAGCAGTTTAGTTTTATCTATACTGGCATTTCGTATATTGGTTTGTTGCTCGCGCTGCTTTACTTTAGACCTAAACTGAGTGAAGCGCAGACTGTCGCTTTGCAGTCTGCCGCTCAGTCAGTGCCGAAGTTTGCAAAGTGGCTAGGGATCTTACGAAAAGATAAAGTCTTTTTAATTGTGCTCATCGCTACAACTTTAGTGTATTTGGTTTATGCGCAATGTGACTCTAGCCTAGTGCAGTATTTGACGCGTGCAGAGGTCCCCGATCTGGCTTGGCTAATTTCTAGCTTAATCATCGCAAATTCTAGCGTGATCATCGTTTGTCAGTTTCCATTACTACATCTGATGCGTAATTGGCGTATTGAAAATAGGCTCTATGCGGGTGGCGTGATATTGATCATTTCACAAGTCATGATGGTCTTGAATGATGTGCAAAATATCTGGGGATGGATTGCAGCCATGATGGTGTTGAGTCTGAGCGAAGCAATTATGTTTACTAACATCAATGTCTATATTGACAGGTTGGCACCAGATAACCTGAAAGCTAGCTATTTTGGTGCTGCTGGCTTGTGTTCATTAGGGTATGCATTAGCGCCTATTTTAGGCGGACTTATATTAGATTTTTACTCCGGTATGATGCTGTTTATCATCATGACCTTAGTATCTATCACCGCACTTGGGTTTTATCGCATTGCTGAGCTGAAGCCTAAGACGACGGCTGAAGCGATATAG